In Sesamum indicum cultivar Zhongzhi No. 13 linkage group LG8, S_indicum_v1.0, whole genome shotgun sequence, the sequence TGGCAGCAGACATCTGAAACATGTGTAAGATTTCACatgcaaaagaaaaggagtcATCCAGTTTTTCCCCTGTGAATTGCTTATATTGCAAACAAAACAAGCTTTCAAGATTTTGCAAGGGTTCTGCCAATTTatctaaaatcattttttcaaatcttagtacacatttatttttcatataggACAGCTATTGCATTGGAACTTCATCATATTCTTCAGGGAAGTTCCAGTCATTTCCTGGATGTGATGGAGGCAGAACGATGTTTTATATCTCATCTTATAGTATCTAGTCAATCTGAGGAATCAGTTTTCACCCAGATAATGACTCGACAAGTGGTAACAATTTTGAATCATTCCAACACAGAGTAGAAACTAAATTCGTAAATaggaaggaagaaaaagaaattcagaTAACATTTCAGAGTTTCACTAGAGAAAACAAACTAGTTTAAAATACCGATCAATCAAAGTACCTGGAGGATCCCGGATCTTCAGTGCTCAAAGGAGTATAAGATCGTTTAGGGTTAAGCAAAGAAGTGGTTGACATCTCGATCACCGCACCTCCGCTCCCAGAGATCGACGGCGACGAGCCCGCCGGGACCCTGACGCTTTTCAATGCATCCCTATACTTTCTGTACAAAATAGTCCTATTCCTCGTCGCCATTAATCAAAAAAGTTAACACTAAATTTCACCAAATTCCCTAAAACATAAGCAAAATCATAAGAATCAAATCTCCAAAAGTGTCTAAATTCAAATAGATCTACGAATGACTTAGTGGCTAATGGGTAAGTAGCTCTCCGATTTCAGACGGTGTCCAATTTCCGATTGACGGAAACAGGGTAAAAGTGGTCGGGCCGAGAATCGGGCTGGGTTTCTGgtatttatttctttgataCGGGAAGTTACAGTgcaaggaaaaagaatgatATTGGAAGCCGGGTTTAGGTGGGGCCTAGTTAAGACATACGGTGTACAAAGCGTGGGACCCTTGAGAAGTTAAATTAAGTGCAGTCCAAAGTAGCTGTATTTGCATTTTGcacccatgaatttgtatttgaatttaaagaaaGTATTTTGAAACAAGATTTTAAATGACtttcaatttgaaattcattcgtatttattaaaatatagttcaaaattaaaatataaaaattttataaatttagaattatcaaaatatatttaaatgattcgttattaaagatttaaaatCTACAATTCCACATCcttcaatccaaatacaatcatatatatttttgtactttatgAATCCTCAAGTATTCACCTTAAGAGTCCAAGAGCAAAGAAGTGCTAATTGGTCTCCAGTCGAATGACCCAGCAGGTAGACCCGATCGATCCAGGATAGCCCAACAAGTAGACTCGATCGACCCATGAGCATGGTCTTTTAGCCCATAAAACCACGAAATCTTTACTGATATGGCggcctaaaaaaaatatatttaagcaaGCCTAGTCAATATACAACAAGAACTCCATGTTACATAGCTCGCTTACACATAAGGACACGCCATAGTAAAATATTACCAACAAACTTTTAAAGATTCGACtgtaattcaatttttaatcaacAAGTAACAGAATCCCGTAAACATACGCAGACTTGGCAAGACTTGAAAAAATAGTCATATCTCTGACCTCAAATGAATTTTCACAGTCGAGTAATGCATCTAAATGTCTCGACATCATGATCTCCGATCTCTAACCACTACaaatcattcttatttttctaatttcacgAATATTTTGATAGGGAGggttaaagaaaaaattaaggaaaaacaGGAGGGATTTTGGGGCTCTTGAGATTAAGGCAAAAGGATTACGATGCATGGGGATTGGGAAGTTCGTTTCAGAAGATAAAAGACGAAATGTGtcgaattttttaattttaaaattaaattaaattttttgtaaagtaaaatactatcatattttataagacaaaaaatataattatttttctttccaaaataATTGACTACTGGACACGTGCAATATGTCTGTTTTTTTTTacgaaaaactaaaaatgagaTTGAATTTATGGATTTTTTCTAGTTGTAAAACCAAATTAAAACGCccttagataaaaaattaaaagtgttgTCCTCCATGTCCTATaagaataaaagtataattttacatcTTTTGTTTATTCACTTAAGTCATGATTTATGTGTTATTGACAATAGGAATTGTTggtaaaaagatgaaaatatatattttaaatatttgaattaagtaACAAAAAACGTCATGATAAAGCCACTTATCCTAAACATCGCcacaccaattttttgtaaagtaaaaaatgtccttcaattaataagataactaacttagtcaacttttcaaattatactctaactaataaattagttttctctcttttattttttttaatataatgtatttatttgtatattttgttctcatttataatatatattttaaacgtaaaaaaatatttattatatatgcacGTAGATACAACGTGTCATAACGAGTAGTACATGAAAACAGATGCAAGGTTTTGGAGTCGCATGGGAAATAAAATTCAGCAGAGTATGagctatttgtttatttacttGAAAACGTTTGTATAAagtatttacaaattatttaaaggaATATTTGATATGAATATAAGTTatttccaaatttaaattgagaaaatcttttatatgaatttaaattatcactaattctctccttttttaaaaatggatTTAGCGATGCGGTTTAtgtagaaatttatttaatatcaatcaataaaatatttaattaatttttcaaatgtcaTCTTtagaaattcatttaaaatttatttccaaaCAAAGCTCtcaattatcaaaaaaaaaaaaaaaaaaggttgaaTAAATGGGTAATCCTAACAACATTCAATAAAAGGACatcacttgatttttttttttaaaaacggACCTATGATAGTGGGTTAgtttagtaattaaaattaaaattttatgactgtttattttttataatatatattcgaGTTATTCAGAGAAGTGTCAAGTGGCATTGGTCTATGCTTAAATGGGGACGTGGAGTGCAGTGGGCAACTAGAAAGTAATCGGGGAAGCATCTTTCAATGCTGTTATTCGAGCTTTACTAGCTTCGTCCTAGAGGTATTTGCCGATTTGGTGATTGAGTagattcatttaaaattatgctttttggcgatataaaatttaagataaagtaaaagatacataattataaacatactccccccccccccaaataAGTTGAAATTCACAATCTTGgcatacaaatatttatcctttttaCTGGAAAAAGAtgacactaatttttttcgcgtaaattatattgacacgTTTTAAggttagatttaaatatacaaataatttttttttcttttttttccctgcAATAATACAGTTACACTTTTTAAAGGGGTTAGCGCAATATAACTTAAAGAAtgcttatttaaatttgggataattacactcccatTCTataagatttggtgtaattacacataaatctcatgtggtttgaaaattacatttagcatctTGTGGTTTGCTttagtctaataaataagtccatccgttagtcaaaatttaccaaatttgttgatactaaactactcttataatggtgaaaatatagCTCCCCACATTCATTAACGTATGAGGacgtataagggtaatttaataaaaaaaagatttatttgacctactaTACGTCTAAGCcaattgggggtaaatatattttttttccaattttttcattaatatcaataaattcgggATGTAAGTTCTCAAACTACATgagatttatgtgtaattaaatcaaacctcAAGAGAGGAGAGCAtagttattctttttataactTAATAAAGAgtatacttatatttataattataatttaaatataatattttataattttataaaatataaaaaacatttatatgtttttctaCGCAATCTTGAGgaatgttaatgtaatttatttgtcGTGTTTTTACCGGGAACTTCCAACTTTATGCTCAAAATCTCATCATAGATTTGGGAGTAATAAGGATGAGACAACACATCGGGCTGTCAGGAAAACAAAATCCGGAAAAGGCAAaaaagaggggaaaaaaaagaaagaaagaaaaaacaatataaaaggTGTGTGGAAGACAACTCTCTTCTTCCTTTCGGTGGATTTTCATTTCACCTCGCAAAGGCAAGCCCTCTTCGctttatctctctctctcgctctctctcccTCTGTCTCTCATATCCTCATCATCGTAATCTTGTTCACTCCTCATAAAAGATTCATAAATCAAGAAGAATTTCTGGGCAAGGATTTTTCACTGATCAGGCATACCCTTGATTAGTTTAATCAGCTCCTGGGAAGAAGAGAGCTTAGATTTGCAAaaccattttcaattttttttgaattttgaggtTGAGAAAAGGAAAGCCATGGATGCTAATTCTTGGGCTGCTCGTCTCTCTTCTGCTTCCAAGCGCTACCAAACTGCTCTTCAATCTCGATCTGGTAAACGCGTTATCCAATATTTCAGCTTTTTGTTTAATGGGTAATTTTATTACGTGCTTCTAGTTAGTGGtcgaattaatttagttttggtcgggaattttgtttttgttgggtTTACATGTGTGATGCTGTGAGTCGCATGTTAATGATTGAATTCTTTCGGTCTaggttttgttgaattattaATCTATGTGGAATTCTTGAAGGTGCGATTTAAGTTCGAAGTTAGGGATTTTGAAAGTAAACGTGTTTTTTCTGTTATGCTTGGTTTTCTCTgagtttttgtgtgtgtgaatgACTTAATTTGTGTTTGGGTATTTTAACACTTCACCAGtgatttatatgtaattttgaacgttaaaTGGTTTCCTTAAAAATTGGATCTTTGCTGGGGTATGTTATGCATCAGAACATGTGTTTATGCCACTCTAGCATTTGGGGTTGATGGGTATCCTTTGTAGGAATGAAATGGGATAGTTTTGATGCAGAAATGCTCATGGGATTTGAGGAAATAGACGTGGATGATGACATAAGGGAGGAATATCCATGCCCTTTTTGTACggattattttgatattgtgGGACTATGTTGCCACATTGATGATGAGCATCCTGTAGAAGCCAGGAATGGGGTAAAGTTCTATTGTCCTCTCCAttacttatattattatgtatgaAATGTTGAAGTTGCACCGAAACCGTTAAGAGATGTTTAACTGCTGCATCATTTGATGTGCAAAGCTGAGACTGAATGAACTAGATAATCATTGGTGATTCTCTTATATCAATAAAGTTTGAGAATTTATTACTTGTTATGGGATATGCAGAGACGACACTTTACATATATCATGGGGTAAACCATTCTCCGCTTTCAAAGTTTGTGCAGAAAAAGGAGAGAGATGGATCAATTCTGAATTTAGTAACTCTAAGCAGACTTTGTCTGCTTCGGTGGTTTAGGAGATGTTACCAGAATTCCTAAGCTTGTTCCATCCCActctgtttatttttcttctcaagaTTTATTTCCTTGATCATTCTTAAAGGAACTccttttaaaagaattttctcTTGAGAACTTAGTTTGATCACAAGCGTTCAAGAATGATCTGAATTATTTTCAAAGAACTTTTTCTTCCCTATGTTTCAggcatattttatttgatagtAATTCCAATGTTTGTTGTTTCAagtgatattaaaattagtatatCCTTGCAGGTATGTCCAGTTTGCGCGATGAGGGTGGGTGTCGACATGGTAGCTCATATTACCTTGCAACATGGGAATGTCTTTAAGATATCCTTCTTCTTAGTTTGCATTTCAGTTATTTTTGTACTTCTCTTGAACTCAGTTACGGGATCATTTCTATGTttcttaattcaaatttatattcttatgCAGTCTTATATGTCACCCCAGGATTTGTACGAGATTCTATGAATGATAGAAGAAATGTCGTCTTACATGCAATTGGTTCTTTGGTTATTCAAAGTAACCCTGAccataaattcttgaaattttggaaGTGCAAGATTATGTCAATTCCCCAATagctgtttttttttcattcatgcAATAAGGGTCTATGCTAGAAGAACTTAACCTTGCATTATGAGTTCCTTGACTAGAGATTACATGCAGCGCAAGAGAAAATCACGAAAAGCTGGTTCACATTCTACTCTTTCTTTGTTGAGGAGGGAGCTGAGAGAAGGGAATTTGCAGTCCCTCTTTGGAGGGTCTTCCTGCATAGTTTCTTCAAGTAATGCAGCGCCAGATCCGCTGTTGTCATCATTCATTTTGCCGATGGTCGAAGATTATGAAAATGTTCCATCACACTCTTCAACGGAGTCAACATCAGTAAAGAAAAGCTCAACTGATAGCATTTCAGAGAGGTAATAGACAGCTTCTGTCCCTCGGTTCTTGCTATGGTTGTATAGCCCTAACATATGTCATATGTCAGCATCCGGTGGCAAAAGATCTCTAGCTCACCTTTTTATATGATACTTGTGTCACATTAGTGTAATTCTTTGACAAGTTTATATGGGGACcccaaaatagttaaaattggATGCTTGCTAGTTGCAAAGCATGCATATTTGAGACAAAGTGCTAACTCTAAAAGTGTGACAGAAGATCTGAACTCACTGGTTATGTGCATGATCCCAGTCCATTTTGCTACAAATTGGAGATATGTCTAACCTGATCTTCCTGAAAGGATAAATAGACACTGTTTCATCATTCTTTTTCTGTGGCTGATTGCTAAACTTTGTTGCAccatttaaatttctttaccTCTGCAAATTCTGAAGTATTTGACATGCTTATAAAGTCCTGAAGCTGCTGCCTGTTAAGCATCTAAATTTTCTTAGTTTGTTAGTGAAAGGAAGGTATGCATTTGTTGCTGCATTTTCTTGGAAAAGTTGATAGTTCCATTTGTAAGGTTTGTCTAGATCTTTCTATCATTTATTAATGCATTATTGTGTTCACTGGTTTTTTCAATGTTGAATTTGGTGACAAATGTTTATATCCGTTAGATACTTATAAGCAGCAAATATCATGAATAAGAGCTGCAAAAAGATTATGTTGTAATTGTGATAGACACAGTAGTCAGTCCTTGAAAATTGTTGTTTGGTCCTTCTTGGGTAACTTGGGTTTGCATACCATGAGCTCAACTTCATGTATGATTGGTAAagatataagtatttttttatttgcttattCTACTACGGACTGGTTTAAACTCTGACAAAACTTTGATGCGGTGAAATCAACACTATGTTAGCAGTGTAGTTCACCTAAAACAAGCTCAGGTTCTTCAATTTGAGATATCTGCTCCCTTTTATGTGTTATTCCATATTCTTCTATCTGCACCTTTTCTCTCATCAAACATTCATGTTTATAGCAATACTCACAGTGAATAGACCTGATGACACAGAGATAGGAAGAAAACTATATCACCGAACAAATCAATGTTATGGGACTTTGTCTTGTTGGTTTGTTTGCTTGTGGGTTATCTATATCCAGGTCAACATAGTTGTTGATCCTGGTGACTGAATCAGCTAATTGTGGCTTGTAGCCTCAACAAACATAATTAGATTGCAAGTCATGGATGAAAAATCTGCAGTTCACTTTTAAGGATGGTAGCGGAATAGTTTGCCACTTCAAAGGCATCGGTGATGACTTGCTTCTTGTTTCACGTTTCTTCCTTCCTCCTCAACAAGTATTGAAAGAAGTCTTTATTCTTTGttatttcttgaatattcCCATCAGTTCTCTATTTGCCTGCTGCTTGTTATATGGTCATCCGAGACAACAATTTAAGGGTGTGGACACTCTGGCTTGCAGATCAGAACAGCAAAATCTACTTGCCTGAGTTCCATGCGTGCTGCGCCATAATCTTGCACATGCTCAAGTATTACTTGGATTAAAAATCAAGTTTACCAAGAGATTGAAGTGGAGAACTGGGGAGTACTGGTTTTTGGTGGGCATTGCATCCTATTATGTTGGTGACAAAGTACAGTTGGTTGCACTGGGGCTGGTTGACGTATCATGTCGAAGAGAGGTTTACAGGATTAGGTGAAATTGggggtttttttttgggggcgggggggggggggggggggagtaTATAATCTTTCTTGGTGTGGGtatagattttgttttttttcttctccagCTACATGGACACCCTAGCTAGGCGTCAGATCAATTTAAAGCACGTACCTTCATGAGGATGAATCCAAGAATTTTAAATGCTTCAGTTCACAGGCTTTAGCATACTTAAGTCTGCACTCAAATTTATGGAGGTGTCACGGTAAACTTGGGGTTGTTAGCAAAGACAATTAGCCGAACCTCTTGGGAGAAGGATTTAGATTTAAGGAGCTGGACATGGCAAAGTTAGGTCGACAATGATGTAGAGAGGGAGAAAGGAAAATAGAAGAGAGGCATGTGAATATTGGGAGACCAGTGAAGTATGTCGAGGGATTGACATTCTGGAGGACAATTATAGATCTTTGTTTCTACTAGATGTCTTTAACTTTAGTTAATCCTCATCTTTCCATTAAGTTAGAGTGGTATCAGATAGCTGAATTGGCTTTCAACGTGATCCCTGCTGAAGTTATGATCATAATGTATTGCAACACCTGAGATGCTTagcttaaaattatatatcaaactaCATGGTTTTTTAGACGCTTTGAGTGTCTTCACTTAGAAtaagttttcttttgttttgggGCTCTAGAACTCCTGCTCCATGCTTCGGTTACTGTATCTTGAAATGTCTGTTGATGATAGAGAAATAAAATCCTACAAACCTGTTGAATGGAGAATTGATATTAATCCTGCGCCATTGAGATCTTATATGGTAATATAACTTAATTATCTGGGTAGCTGTTACGACACTTTTATAGTCCAGTTAAGCTTCCCAAAACTTTGTTTTGTTCGgtgttaaatttcttttgagGTTTCTACGGCCCTTCAAACTGCTAACGTAATCTCCTTTATTGGATTCTGTTTTGCAGAAAAGTGCAGCAGCCTCCCATGTCAATCAAAGATCAGGAGGAGAAGGCAAAGAGAAGTGACTTTGTTCAAGGGTTGCTGTTGTCGATGATGCTTGATGATAATTCATAAGTCCTGTGGTGCTGCTATGCTTGTGGACGAACTGCAAAATGGGCGGCCTATATGTGGCTGACTATGCCCGTGTATTTGAAATGGAAAAGCGAAATAAGTTTGTagtaataaatgtaatttatgtttCTGTAGAGTTAGTGGTAGGTTGAAGAAGATTGATGTATTTCCTCCTTTCGTATTGATTCTGCTTCTGGTTCACGCTTtaatgaagaagatgatgaactTCTTGCGTTATATCATGATTTgcttatttattgattttgtagcGATGGAGCAGGATGcgattatttatttgaactcGGCATCGCCTCATTTGAGATGACGAGGCGAGGCAGGTCTCCAATTTACTCATCCTAATTGTCATCCCCAATAGGAGATGATCCACGGAGATCCCCAAAGTTATCAGAATGAAGTGGTATGAGATTGAATAACACATTGACAGAGGAAAACATATAGAAAAGAATGGGGAAGATGTGGTTCTAACAAGAAGAATGCTTGTACCTGATTCTTGGTGTTATGAGTGAATGGGTTCAAATAAGATCTGTATCacactaaaatttcatatacgTATAGCgtaaaatttgacaaatagaAAAGGAcaatttagggataattatgtgattccatggtttaattacacataaatttgaaaatttatgtttacaCCTCTTGGTTAGtacaaattcacaaaattatgGCTGAAAGTTCGATTACATTTCATGAATTATTCTGAAATATGCTCAATTATAGTAACttctctttaaaatatttaattactttaacagttaattacatttagaattctctaaaaatataaaattatcctctttctagaaaaagttcaaaattatatttacattcctttaaaaaatgcattattTACACCGAACTTCCTCCTTTTAGGGTTTAATGAAAAATGCCTATGTTAGcaaagaaaattgcataaatttttaattttatcctttatttaaCGTTTccatgtaataatttgtacGAAGAAACaaatgcatttctttttcaattttatcgaccacatacttgaaaagttttgctgaatgatgccccctccttgttccgactttttcatttccttgtctgtgaatcttttttgtgtatgtgtgtgtggggtgtgtgtgtgtgtttgtggggtgtgtgggtctGTGTGTGTGGTAGTGGGTTGTgcgtgtcacggtagaacatgttttacttccattttgaatatagaagaagtgaggtgtttcttttatcttctgcgccaacgaatgcactctgcgtcttgttacatttgcatTGTACTTCAATTTTCAAgtctttatttctatctacacaattctttttttcgtgcaggatgtcaccttaatttcgccacattttatgcttatttatgggtgtgtgtgtgtgtgtgtttgtgtgcgcgTGCAggggtgtgcgtgtgtgtgtgtgtgtttgtgtgcgcgTGCaggtgtgtgcgtgtatgtgtgtgcggggtgtgtgtgtgtcacggtcgAACATGTTTTAcgtccattttgaacatagaagaagt encodes:
- the LOC105168946 gene encoding protein DEHYDRATION-INDUCED 19 homolog 3-like isoform X1 produces the protein MDANSWAARLSSASKRYQTALQSRSGMKWDSFDAEMLMGFEEIDVDDDIREEYPCPFCTDYFDIVGLCCHIDDEHPVEARNGVCPVCAMRVGVDMVAHITLQHGNVFKMQRKRKSRKAGSHSTLSLLRRELREGNLQSLFGGSSCIVSSSNAAPDPLLSSFILPMVEDYENVPSHSSTESTSVKKSSTDSISERKVQQPPMSIKDQEEKAKRSDFVQGLLLSMMLDDNS
- the LOC105168946 gene encoding protein DEHYDRATION-INDUCED 19 homolog 3-like isoform X2 → MDANSWAARLSSASKRYQTALQSRSEMLMGFEEIDVDDDIREEYPCPFCTDYFDIVGLCCHIDDEHPVEARNGVCPVCAMRVGVDMVAHITLQHGNVFKMQRKRKSRKAGSHSTLSLLRRELREGNLQSLFGGSSCIVSSSNAAPDPLLSSFILPMVEDYENVPSHSSTESTSVKKSSTDSISERKVQQPPMSIKDQEEKAKRSDFVQGLLLSMMLDDNS